One genomic window of Methanosarcina acetivorans C2A includes the following:
- a CDS encoding DUF3267 domain-containing protein: MPKTNPERKSELIASDWIQLREPQNIVSIGLLMVPIMALSALATVKIFNIFTAFSLADFGITSHGLSATISLKGFAGLMGLLLSHELLHLIFIPNFIRSEKTYLGITYYGGYVYSEESLPKLRYILITIAPFLIISAALPLILGFLGLLTPMAKILILLNSMGSCMDVMNLGFVLSQVPAAAYITCNGTETYWKRKE, from the coding sequence GTGCCGAAAACAAATCCCGAAAGGAAATCGGAACTAATAGCCAGTGACTGGATACAGCTGCGTGAACCTCAAAACATCGTAAGCATCGGATTGTTAATGGTTCCCATAATGGCCTTAAGCGCCCTTGCAACCGTAAAAATATTCAATATATTTACAGCCTTTTCCCTCGCCGACTTCGGAATAACCTCGCATGGGCTATCCGCAACCATAAGCCTGAAAGGCTTTGCAGGTCTTATGGGGCTGCTGTTAAGTCATGAACTCTTGCACCTGATCTTCATTCCCAACTTTATAAGATCGGAGAAAACATATCTGGGGATTACTTACTACGGAGGGTATGTTTATTCGGAAGAAAGCCTGCCAAAGCTGAGGTACATTCTAATAACGATAGCACCTTTCCTAATTATTTCAGCAGCCCTGCCCTTAATCCTGGGGTTTCTGGGCCTGCTGACCCCAATGGCAAAAATCCTGATTTTGTTAAACTCCATGGGTTCCTGCATGGATGTGATGAACCTGGGCTTTGTCCTCAGCCAGGTCCCTGCAGCTGCATACATAACCTGCAACGGGACAGAGACCTACTGGAAAAGGAAGGAGTAA
- a CDS encoding GNAT family N-acetyltransferase — protein MLHPHSPMPTLAGTAEVTYFIRPEFTGKGIGAAMLGYLLAGAREKGFHCILANISSLNDGSIRFHLNHGFEECGRFREVGKKKGKLFDTVWMQKLL, from the coding sequence ATGCTTCACCCGCACTCCCCGATGCCCACCCTGGCAGGAACCGCCGAAGTAACTTATTTCATCAGGCCCGAATTCACCGGAAAAGGAATTGGAGCTGCAATGCTCGGATATCTCCTTGCAGGAGCCAGGGAAAAAGGGTTTCACTGCATCCTTGCAAATATTTCCTCCCTCAACGACGGAAGCATCCGTTTCCACCTGAATCACGGGTTTGAGGAGTGTGGGAGGTTCCGTGAGGTGGGAAAGAAGAAGGGAAAGCTCTTTGATACGGTTTGGATGCAAAAATTGCTGTAA
- a CDS encoding MarR family winged helix-turn-helix transcriptional regulator, whose translation MNPDEKVTTLLETGIRTLNKAYMLEKKSVDLGNGILLYPSEFHIIEVVGKYPEKNLASIASHLGVTRGAISQMVRKLEKKGLVKRVRTPNNKKNIMLELTGFGKEAFEWHKALHESLETGIREELEQMSDADIEKLLRVHRHFERMLDRCIERYE comes from the coding sequence TTGAACCCGGACGAAAAGGTCACCACCCTTCTTGAGACTGGAATCCGTACCCTGAACAAAGCATACATGCTTGAAAAAAAATCCGTGGATCTCGGAAACGGCATACTACTCTACCCTTCGGAATTCCATATAATAGAAGTGGTCGGAAAATACCCGGAAAAGAACCTGGCGTCCATCGCTTCCCATCTCGGAGTGACCAGGGGGGCAATCTCCCAGATGGTGAGGAAACTCGAGAAAAAAGGGCTCGTAAAAAGAGTCCGAACCCCTAACAATAAGAAGAATATTATGCTTGAACTCACCGGTTTCGGAAAGGAAGCCTTCGAGTGGCACAAAGCCCTCCACGAGTCCCTCGAAACCGGAATCCGGGAAGAGCTTGAGCAGATGAGTGATGCAGATATAGAAAAGCTGCTCAGGGTCCACAGGCATTTTGAAAGAATGCTGGACCGCTGCATTGAACGGTACGAATGA
- a CDS encoding phosphotransferase, producing the protein MSVAETGGILVSEKYVRKLKHGDSFRDWLVWVQGHRIKDFRCNVREFRVRPASHKVCRYEFEGEGFSVIAKFLEKPTGKIKKYDCKKAMLNEYYKLKKLEKIIDIPCPIAANRHFDCVLVTEYIPGKPFSWYLKNEKDLDEKLRAVAHLLGKLHRDTKSNYEKERDFTKIRKNLAHMPLRGSTRRRYEKKLERWEKGSRLDRVHGCTTHTDATPANYLFCRGKIYAIDLELSTEHGYFAHDLGILSAEVFHHFARKGTASAAIPHIKGFLRNYSRDEKEYHQIKQVLPLYMSYGLLRVAWRSKDPGHQKYLINKALELLDRPAL; encoded by the coding sequence ATGTCTGTTGCTGAAACCGGGGGGATTTTAGTTTCAGAGAAATACGTTCGTAAATTGAAGCATGGAGATTCTTTCAGGGACTGGCTGGTCTGGGTGCAGGGGCACAGGATAAAGGATTTCAGGTGCAATGTCAGGGAATTCAGGGTCAGGCCGGCATCCCACAAGGTCTGCAGATATGAGTTTGAAGGGGAAGGCTTTAGCGTTATTGCAAAATTCTTAGAAAAACCCACCGGAAAGATAAAAAAATACGATTGCAAGAAAGCTATGCTGAACGAGTATTACAAACTCAAAAAGCTTGAGAAAATAATCGATATCCCCTGTCCTATTGCAGCAAACAGGCATTTCGACTGCGTGCTCGTGACAGAATACATTCCCGGAAAGCCCTTTTCCTGGTACCTGAAAAACGAAAAGGACCTGGACGAAAAGTTAAGAGCCGTAGCCCACCTGCTTGGCAAACTCCACAGGGACACGAAAAGCAATTACGAAAAAGAGAGGGATTTTACAAAGATCCGCAAAAATCTGGCCCATATGCCCCTGCGCGGCTCTACCAGGCGGCGGTATGAAAAAAAGCTTGAGAGATGGGAAAAAGGCTCGCGCCTGGACAGGGTTCACGGCTGCACCACACACACCGATGCCACTCCGGCAAACTACCTTTTCTGCAGGGGTAAAATCTATGCAATTGACCTCGAACTCTCCACAGAGCACGGATATTTTGCCCACGACCTCGGGATATTGAGCGCCGAAGTCTTCCACCATTTTGCACGAAAAGGTACCGCTTCTGCCGCTATTCCCCATATCAAAGGCTTCCTCCGAAACTACAGCCGGGACGAAAAAGAATACCACCAGATAAAGCAGGTCCTCCCCCTCTACATGAGCTACGGGCTGCTGAGAGTGGCCTGGAGGAGCAAGGATCCCGGACACCAGAAATACCTTATAAATAAAGCCCTCGAACTCCTGGACAGACCTGCCCTGTAA
- a CDS encoding rhodanese-like domain-containing protein, which translates to MITVLLFALRPEDSPSVPESPAGFETVSVEEARGMIEKDEVFILDVRTPAEFNSSHIEGATLIPVTNSGGSNLSPDQLLEARINEVPRDKKILVYCRTGHRSITASKILVTAGYSDVYNMEGGITAWIGAGYPVVS; encoded by the coding sequence TTGATAACAGTATTGCTTTTCGCCTTAAGACCTGAAGACAGTCCTTCCGTACCTGAAAGTCCGGCCGGATTTGAGACCGTGAGTGTTGAAGAAGCCAGGGGAATGATCGAAAAAGACGAGGTCTTCATACTTGATGTCCGCACCCCTGCAGAGTTCAATTCCTCACATATTGAAGGGGCAACCCTGATTCCTGTTACGAATTCCGGCGGGTCAAATTTGAGCCCTGATCAGCTGCTTGAGGCCCGAATAAACGAAGTCCCGAGAGACAAAAAAATACTCGTTTACTGCAGGACGGGGCACAGGAGCATTACTGCCAGCAAAATCCTGGTAACTGCAGGATACTCTGATGTCTACAATATGGAGGGCGGGATCACCGCCTGGATAGGCGCAGGGTATCCTGTTGTAAGTTAA